A genomic region of Xiphophorus couchianus chromosome 9, X_couchianus-1.0, whole genome shotgun sequence contains the following coding sequences:
- the btf3l4 gene encoding transcription factor BTF3 homolog 4 isoform X1: MCAAVGHAGDSMNQEKLAKLQAQVRIGGKGSARRKKKVVHRTATADDKKLQSSLKKLVVNNIAGIEEVNMIKDDGTVIHFNNPKVQASLSANTFAITGHAETKQLTEMLPSILSQLGGDSLSSLRKLAEHFPRQALDGKPPKPEDIEEEDDEVPDLVENFDEASKDEAN; the protein is encoded by the exons ATGTGTGCAGCTGTTGGACACGCAG GTGACAGCATGAATCAAGAGAAACTGGCAAAGCTTCAAGCCCAGGTGCGGATAGGAGGAAAG GGCTCAGCGCGCAGGAAGAAGAAGGTGGTGCACAGAACTGCAACGGCAGATGACAAAAAGCTCCAGAGTTCACTGAAGAAGTTAGTTGTCAACAACATAGCTGGGATCGAGGAG GTGAACATGATCAAGGACGACGGGACTGTGATCCACTTTAACAACCCGAAGGTCCAGGCGTCTCTGTCCGCCAACACGTTCGCCATCACAGGCCACGCTGAGACCAAGCAGCTGACAGAGATGCTTCCCAGCATCCTCAGTCAGCTTGGAGGGGACAGCCTCAGCAGCCTGCGGAAGCTGGCTGAACACTTCCCCCGGCAAG CTCTCGATGGCAAACCTCCAAAGCCAGAAGACAttgaggaagaggatgatgagGTTCCAG ATCTGGTGGAGAACTTCGATGAAGCTTCAAAGGACGAGGCAAACTAG
- the btf3l4 gene encoding transcription factor BTF3 homolog 4 isoform X2, with protein MNQEKLAKLQAQVRIGGKGSARRKKKVVHRTATADDKKLQSSLKKLVVNNIAGIEEVNMIKDDGTVIHFNNPKVQASLSANTFAITGHAETKQLTEMLPSILSQLGGDSLSSLRKLAEHFPRQALDGKPPKPEDIEEEDDEVPDLVENFDEASKDEAN; from the exons ATGAATCAAGAGAAACTGGCAAAGCTTCAAGCCCAGGTGCGGATAGGAGGAAAG GGCTCAGCGCGCAGGAAGAAGAAGGTGGTGCACAGAACTGCAACGGCAGATGACAAAAAGCTCCAGAGTTCACTGAAGAAGTTAGTTGTCAACAACATAGCTGGGATCGAGGAG GTGAACATGATCAAGGACGACGGGACTGTGATCCACTTTAACAACCCGAAGGTCCAGGCGTCTCTGTCCGCCAACACGTTCGCCATCACAGGCCACGCTGAGACCAAGCAGCTGACAGAGATGCTTCCCAGCATCCTCAGTCAGCTTGGAGGGGACAGCCTCAGCAGCCTGCGGAAGCTGGCTGAACACTTCCCCCGGCAAG CTCTCGATGGCAAACCTCCAAAGCCAGAAGACAttgaggaagaggatgatgagGTTCCAG ATCTGGTGGAGAACTTCGATGAAGCTTCAAAGGACGAGGCAAACTAG
- the ptgfr gene encoding prostaglandin F2-alpha receptor → MSSNDSSETRYRSEVRGSNSTCCHKELSVTASVISMTVGIFSNSFALFILIKSYSRHRIKSKASFLLFASSLVTTDLLGHLINGSLVLHVYRFHRKWDTFDPHGIVCNIFGVCMVFYGLSPLLLSSAMAVERFIGVTKPIFHSAVLSSHLMKRLLGFTWLLAALVAFLPVLLRRPYEVQRSRSWCFFHMEQPRDWLDVLLPLIFSILGLLALLLSIVCNTLASCALLHGRLRHKHGCRGTSYHLEMICQLLAIMLVSCVCWGPLLVHVIILSTRAKDEPSSFSLLTTIRMATWNQILDPWVYILLRKAVLRKIFMLFHSCWGSKLHTFHRWQRSTLGSSREPSKSYCIRYSRQPLPDTAVQSIT, encoded by the exons ATGTCATCCAACGACAGCTCCGAAACCCGgtacaggtcagaggtcagaggttcCAACTCCACCTGCTGCCATAAGGAGCTGTCTGTCACTGCATCCGTCATCTCCATGACGGTGGGCATCTTCTCCAACAGCTTCGCTCTCTTCATTCTGATCAAATCATACAGTCGCCACCGCATCAAGTCCAAGGCGTCCTTCCTGCTCTTTGCCAGCAGCCTGGTGACCACTGACCTGCTGGGTCACCTCATCAATGGCTCCCTTGTGCTGCACGTCTACCGCTTTCACAGGAAGTGGGACACTTTTGACCCGCACGGCATCGTCTGCAACATCTTCGGGGTGTGCATGGTGTTCTACGGTCTGAGCCCCTTGCTTCTCTCGAGTGCAATGGCCGTGGAGCGCTTCATCGGAGTAACCAAGCCCATCTTCCACTCAGCAGTATTGTCCTCGCACCTCATGAAAAGGCTGCTTGGTTTCACCTGGCTGCTCGCCGCACTGGTGGCGTTCCTGCCTGTGCTGCTGAGGAGACCTTATGAGGTTCAGAGGTCCAGGAGCTGGTGCTTCTTCCACATGGAGCAGCCCAGAGACTGGCTAGATGTGCTGCTACCTCTGATCTTCTCCATTCTGGGTCTGCTGGCTCTTCTGCTCTCCATTGTGTGCAATACTCTGGCGAGCTGTGCCCTGCTGCACGGCAGGCTGCGCCACAAACACGGTTGCAGAGGCACATCCTACCACCTGGAGATGATCTGCCAGCTGCTGGCTATCATGCTGGTGAGCTGCGTGTGCTGGGGTCCATTACTG GTCCATGTGATCATTCTCAGCACCAGAGCTAAAGATGAACCGTCCAGTTTCAGTCTACTGACAACGATACGGATGGCCACATGGAACCAGATCTTGGACCCCTGGGTCTACATCCTTTTGAGGAAGGCGGTCCTGAGGAAAATCTTCATGTTGTTTCACAGCTGCTGGGGTTCAAAGCTTCACACCTTCCACCGCTGGCAGCGCAGCACGCTCGGTAGCTCGCGGGAGCCAAGCAAATCTTATTGCATCCGATACAGCAGACAGCCCCTGCCAGACACTGCCGTCCAATCCATCACCTGA